In the genome of Candidatus Anoxymicrobium japonicum, the window CCCGCCAATCGAGCCGATCAAGATCATCAACCTGATCCAGAAAAACCGCAGCTACAAGCTAGCCGGACAGGATAAAATTTCCCTCCTTCGCCACTGCCCGACCCTGAACGACAAGGTCGCCGCAGTCAAAGACATGATTCGCCAGCTGAGCAACTGACCATGACCACACACATTGAAAACATCAACGTAACCGCCTTCGACGACATGCCGACGCCGGAAGAGATCCACGCCGGTCTGCCGCTGTCGGCCAAGGCCGAAAAGACGGTCACCCACGGTCGGCACCTGCTGCGCAACCTCCTCGATCGCAAGGATCACCGCCTGTTCGTTGTCGTCGGCCCCTGCTCCATCCACGACCCGGTCGCCGGCCTCGACTATGCCCGCCGCCTGAAGAAACTGTCCGATGAAGTCGGCGACACGCTGCAACTGATCATGCGCGTCTACTTTGAAAAGCCCCGCACCACCGTCGGCTGGAAGGGCTACATCAACGACCCGTTCATGGACGACAGCTTCCGCATCGACGTCGGCATGGCCAAGGCCCGTGAATTCCTGCTGCAGGTTGCCGAAATCGGCCTGCCGACCGGCACCGAGGCGCTCGACCCGAACTCGCCGCAATACTACGGCGACCTCATCACCTGGACCGCCATCGGCGCCCGCACCACCGAATCGCAGACCCACCGCGAGATGTCCTCCGGGCTATCGACCCCGGTCGGCTTCAAGAACGGCACCAGCGGCGACCTCGGCGTCGCCGTCAATGCCATTCTCTCCGCCTCCAAGCCGCACTCCTTCCTCGGCCTGACCAATCAGGGCCGCGTCGCCGTCGTCCGCACCAAGGGCAACAGCTACGGCCACATCGTGCTGCGCG includes:
- a CDS encoding 3-deoxy-7-phosphoheptulonate synthase → MTTHIENINVTAFDDMPTPEEIHAGLPLSAKAEKTVTHGRHLLRNLLDRKDHRLFVVVGPCSIHDPVAGLDYARRLKKLSDEVGDTLQLIMRVYFEKPRTTVGWKGYINDPFMDDSFRIDVGMAKAREFLLQVAEIGLPTGTEALDPNSPQYYGDLITWTAIGARTTESQTHREMSSGLSTPVGFKNGTSGDLGVAVNAILSASKPHSFLGLTNQGRVAVVRTKGNSYGHIVLRGGDGRPNYDTVSIAMVEQALDKAKLPHNIVVDCSHANSFKKPELQPLVMADIVNQVRLGNKSLVGVMIESNIEAGNQSIPADLSQLKYGCSVTDGCVDWDTTEKMIRDAAILLRDVLPERV